Proteins encoded within one genomic window of Macaca fascicularis isolate 582-1 chromosome 16, T2T-MFA8v1.1:
- the NEURL4 gene encoding neuralized-like protein 4 isoform X3 — MAAGSGGSGGSGGGPGPGPGGGGGPSGSGSGPGSNGGLGSGGELHPRTGRLVSLSACGRTARRQQPGQEFNHGLVLSREPLRDGRIFTVRIDRKVNSWSGSIEIGVTALDPSVLDFPSSATGLKGGSWVVSGCSVLRDGRSVLEEYGQDLDQLGEGDRVGVERTVAGELRLWVNGRDCGVAATGLPPRVWAVVDLYGKCTQITVLPPEPGFSPPTPIPTPPLEPLAPTEDSALAEQGTSADEDFASMELSEVVSNTILSTYNGGLLNVNLSSPPAGEGLGSSGAATSPILTSNDALLFHEKCGTLIKLSNNNKTAERRRPLDEFNNGVVMTNRPLRDNEMFEIRIDKLVDKWSGSIEIGVTTHNPNSLEYPATMTNLQSGTIMMSGCGILTNGKGTRREYCEFSLDELQEGDHIGLTRKSNSALHFFINGIDQGVATPLTPPVVYGVVDLYGMAVKVTIVHNNNHSDRLRRNNAILRALSPEGALRRAAPAAQAEPERLLFHPNCGQKAAITHEGRTALRPHATDDFNHGVVLSSRALRDGEVFQVRIDKMVDKWAGSIEIGVTTHNPAYLQLPSTMTNLRSGTWMMTGNGVMHNGTTILDEYGHNLDRLKAGDTVGVVRREDGTLHFFVNGMTQGPAAWNVPPGVYAVVDLYGQAAQATIVDDVEVSPVPESLPEGNNQVSPSSPSSGAGGSDLRFHQLHGSNAVITNGGRTALRHNCRSEFNDAIVISNRALRDGELFEIVIQKMVDRWSGSIEAGVTAIRPEDLEFPNTMTDIDYDTWMLSGTAIMQDGNTMRNNYGCDLDALGTGARIGMMRTAKGDLHYFINGQDQGAACSGLPPGKEVYAVVDLYGQCVQVSITNATGPMDNSLATSNTATEKSFPLHSPVAGVAHRFHSTCGKNVTLEEDGTRAVRAAGYAHGLVFSTKELRAEEVFEVKVEELDEKWAGSLRLGLTTLAPGEMGPGAGGSGPGLPPSLPELRTKTTWMVSSCEVRRDGQLQRMNYGRNLERLGVGSRVGVRRGADDTMHILVDGEDMGPAATGIAKNVWAVLDLYGPVRSVSIVSSTRLEESEGTQPPSPSSDTGSEGEEDDEGEEHGLGGQNEVGIIPTTLEFLENHGKNILLSNGNRTATRVASYNQGIVVINQPLVPQLLVQVRIDFLNRQWTSSLVLGVITCAPERLNFPASACALKRAAWLLRGRGVFHNGLKICEKFGPNLDTCPEGTILGLRLDSSGGLHLHVNGVDQGVAVPDVPQPCHALVDLYGQCEQVTIVNPEPGAASGKSAGTQGDMEKADMVDGIKESVCWGPPPAASPLKSCEYHALCSRFRELLLLPEDYFMPPPKRSLCYCESCRKLRGDEAHRRRGEPPREYALPFGWCRFNLRVNPRLEAGTLTKKWHMAYHGSNVAAVRRVLDRGELGAGTASILSCRPLKGEPGVGFEEPGENCAPPREEQPPPVLLSPSLQYAGAETLASKVQFRDPKSQRTHQAQVAFQVCVRPGSYTPGPPSAALGEPPDPHFSPAELEWVTKEKGATLLYALLVRVE; from the exons ATGGCGGCGGGGTCGGGTGGGAGTGGGGGCTCTGGGGGAGGCCCCGGACCGGGGCCGGGCGGGGGTGGGGGACCCAGCGGGAGCGGCTCAGGACCGGGGTCCAACGGGGGTCTGGGCAGCGGCGGGGAGCTGCACCCGCGCACTGGGCGCTTGGTGAGCCTGTCGGCCTGTGGGCGTACAGCGCGGCGGCAGCAGCCGGGCCAGGAGTTTAACCACGGGCTGGTGTTGAGCCGAGAACCCTTGCGCGATGGACGCATCTTCACCGTCCGCATCGACCGCAAG GTCAACTCCTGGAGTGGCTCCATTGAGATTGGGGTGACAGCGCTGGACCCCAGTGTGCTGGACTTTCCAAGCAGTGCCACGGGGCTGAAGGGGGGCTCGTGGGTAGTGTCGGGCTGCTCTGTGCTGAGAGATGGACGCTCTGTGTTGGAGGAGTATGGTCAGGACCTGGACCAGCTTGGCGAAGGGGACCGCGTGGGTGTGGAGCGCACAGTTGCTGGGGAGCTTCGGCTCTGGGTGAATGGGCGGGATTGCGGTGTGGCCGCCACAGGCCTGCCCCCTCGTGTCTGGGCCGTTGTGGACCTTTATGGCAAGTGCACCCAGATCACCGTGCTACCCCCTGAGCCAGGTTTCAGCCCCCCTACTCCCATCCCCACACCTCCCCTTGAGCCCTTGGCCCCCACTGAAGACTCTGCCTTGGCTGAACAGGGTACCTCTGCTGATGAAG ACTTTGCCAGCATGGAGCTGTCTGAGGTGGTGAGCAACACCATCCTGTCTACCTACAATGGAGGGCTTCTGAATGTGAACCTGAGCTCCCCGCCAGCAGGGGAAGGCCTGGGGTCTAGCGGTGCTGCCACCTCGCCCATTCTCACTTCCAACGACGCCCTGCTCTTTCATGAAAAGTGCGGAACCCTCATCAAACTCAGCAACAATAATAAGACGGCTGAGCGCCGGCGGCCCCTGGACGAATTCAACAATGGGGTTGTCATGACCAACCGCCCACTTCGGGACAATGAGATGTTTGAG ATCCGTATCGATAAGCTTGTTGATAAGTGGTCAGGCTCCATTGAGATTGGGGTCACCACCCACAACCCCAACAGTTTGGAGTACCCAGCCACCATGACCAACCTCCAGTCAG GCACCATCATGATGAGCGGCTGTGGGATCCTGACCAATGGCAAGGGCACCCGCCGGGAGTACTGCGAATTCAGTCTGGATGAGCTGCAG GAGGGTGACCACATTGGCCTCACAAGGAAGTCCAACTCTGCCCTGCACTTCTTCATTAATGGTATCGATCAGG GAGTGGCAACCCCCTTGACGCCCCCAGTGGTGTATGGCGTGGTGGACTTGTACGGGATGGCTGTGAAGGTGACCATCGTCCACAATAACAACCACAGTGACCGTCTCCGCCGCAACAACGCCATCCTGCGGGCGCTGTCCCCCGAGGGCGCTCTCCGCCGTGCTGCCCCTGCCGCTCAGGCAGAACCTGAGCGCCTGCTCTTCCACCCCAACTGTGGGCAGAAGGCAGCCATCACCCACGAGGGACGCACTGCCCTGAGGCCCCA TGCCACCGATGACTTCAATCATGGCGTGGTGCTGAGCAGCAGAGCCCTGCGGGATGGAGAGGTGTTCCAGGTGCGCATCGACAAGATGGTGGACAAATGGGCTGGCTCCATTGAAATTGGTGTCACCACCCACAACCCTGCCTACCTCCAGTTGCCCTCCACCATGACCAACTTGCGCTCTG GGACCTGGATGATGACTGGGAATGGGGTGATGCACAATGGGACGACCATCCTGGATGAATACGGGCACAACCTGGACCGCCTCAAG GCAGGGGACACGGTGGGCGTGGTACGGCGGGAGGACGGGACTCTCCACTTCTTTGTCAATGGGATGACTCAGGGCCCTGCTGCCTGGAACGTGCCCCCGGGCGTCTATGCTGTCGTCGATCTCTATGGCCAGGCGGCCCAGGCCACCATTGTGGACGACGTGG AGGTGTCTCCAGTTCCTGAATCACTTCCTGAGGGGAATAACCAGGTGTCTCCAAGCTCTCCATCCTCAGGGGCAGGGGGCTCTGACCTGCGTTTCCACCAGCTGCACGGCAGTAACGCAGTCATCACCAATGGGGGCCGCACTGCCCTCCGCCACAACTGTCGCAGCGAGTTTAATGACGCCATCGTCATCTCCAACCG GGCCCTGCGGGATGGAGAGCTGTTTGAAATTGTCATTCAGAAGATGGTGGACCGCTGGTCAGGCTCCATTGAGGCTG GAGTGACTGCTATTCGGCCTGAAGACCTGGAATTCCCCAACACCATGACAGACATTGACTATGACACATGGATGCTGAG TGGTACAGCCATCATGCAAGATGGTAACACGATGCGCAACAATTACGGGTGTGACCTGGATGCGCTGGGCACAGGTGCACGCATTGGCATGATGCGAACTGCCAAGGGCGATCTGCACTACTTCATCAATGGCCAGGACCAAGGCGCTGCCTGCTCGGGCCTGCCTCCGGGTAAAG agGTGTATGCAGTAGTCGATCTCTATGGCCAGTGTGTCCAAGTGTCCATCACCAATGCCACCGGCCCCATGGACAATAGCCTGGCGACCAGCAACACTGCCACCGAGAAGTCCTTCCCACTGCACTCCCCAG TGGCTGGCGTGGCTCACCGATTCCACAGTACTTGCGGCAAGAATGTCACTCTAGAGGAGGATGGCACGAGGGCGGTGCGTGCCGCTGGCTATGCTCATGGTCTTGTCTTCAGTACCAAGGAGCTGAGGGCTGAGGAAGTCTTTGAG GTGAAAGTGGAAGAGCTAGATGAGAAGTGGGCAGGTTCCCTGCGGCTGGGACTGACCACACTAGCCCCGGGGGAGATGGGACCCGGAGCAGGTGGCAGTGGCCCAGGGCTGCCTCCTTCCCTGCCAGAGCTCCGGACGAAGACCACTTGGATGGTATCCAGCTGTGAAGTGAGGCGTGATGGGCAGCTCCAGAGGATGAACTATGGCCGGAACCTAGAGAGGCTGGGG GTGGGGAGCCGTGTGGGTGTTCGTCGGGGGGCAGATGACACGATGCACATCCTGGTGGATGGAGAGGATATGGGGCCTGCAGCCACTGGCATTGCCAAG AACGTGTGGGCTGTGTTGGATCTCTACGGGCCAGTCCGCAGTGTGTCGATTGTCAGTTCCACAAGGCTGGAGGAGTCAGAAggcacccagcctccttcccccAGTTCAGACACCGGCAGTGAGGGCGAGGAGGATGACGAGGGCGAGGAGCATGGCCTGGGA GGCCAGAATGAAGTGGGTATTATACCCACCACCCTCGAGTTCCTGGAGAACCACGGGAAGAATATCCTCTTGTCTAATGGGAACCGTACAGCCACACGGGTGGCCAGCTACAATCAGGGCATCGTTGTCATCAACCAGCCTCTGGTGCCCCAGCTGCTGGTCCAG GTGCGGATAGATTTCCTAAACCGACAGTGGACATCTTCCCTTGTCCTGGGAGTCATCACCTGCGCGCCTGAGAGGCTCAACTTCCCTGCTTCTGCCTGTGCCCTCAAACGGGCAGCCTGGCTGCTGCGGGGCCGTGGGGTCTTCCACAACGGTCTCAAG ATCTGTGAGAAGTTTGGGCCGAATCTGGACACGTGCCCTGAAGGCACCATCCTGGGACTGCGGCTGGACAGCTCTGGGGGACTGCATCTCCACGTTAATGGGGTGGACCAGGGGGTAGCTGTACCAGATGTGCCCCAGCCCTGCCACGCGCTTGTGGACCTCTATGGGCAGTGTGAGCAG GTGACAATCGTGAACCCTGAGCCAGGGGCTGCCAGTGGGAAAAGTGCTGGAACCCAAGGGGACATGGAGAAAGCAGACATGGTGGACG GTATCAAAGAGAGTGTGTGCTGGGGCCCACCACCCGCCGCTAGTCCTCTAAAGAGCTGCGAGTACCATGCCCTTTGCTCTCGCTTCCGAGAACTCCTGCTGCTTCCTG AAGATTATTTCATGCCTCCGCCAAAGCGAAGCCTGTGCTACTGTGAGTCTTGCCGGAAGCTGCGAGGAGATGAGGCCCACAGGCGCAGAGGGGAGCCTCCCCGGGAATACGCACTGCCCTTTGGCTGGTGCAGGTTCAACCTCAG AGTGAATCCCCGCCTGGAGGCTGGGACACTAACCAAGAAGTGGCACATGGCCTATCATGGGAGCAATGTTGCAGCTGTACGGAGAGTGCTGGACCGAGGGGAGCTGGGAGCAG GTACTGCTTCCATCCTGAGCTGCCGTCCTTTGAAGGGAGAGCCTGGGGTAGGGTTCGAGGAGCCTGGCGAGAACTGTGCACCTCCTCGGGAGGAGCAGCCCCCTCCTGTGCTGCTTTCCCCCTCCCTTCAATATGCTGGGGCCGAGACCCTGGCCTCCAAAGTGCA
- the NEURL4 gene encoding neuralized-like protein 4 isoform X4 yields MAAGSGGSGGSGGGPGPGPGGGGGPSGSGSGPGSNGGLGSGGELHPRTGRLVSLSACGRTARRQQPGQEFNHGLVLSREPLRDGRIFTVRIDRKVNSWSGSIEIGVTALDPSVLDFPSSATGLKGGSWVVSGCSVLRDGRSVLEEYGQDLDQLGEGDRVGVERTVAGELRLWVNGRDCGVAATGLPPRVWAVVDLYGKCTQITVLPPEPGFSPPTPIPTPPLEPLAPTEDSALAEQGTSADEDFASMELSEVVSNTILSTYNGGLLNVNLSSPPAGEGLGSSGAATSPILTSNDALLFHEKCGTLIKLSNNNKTAERRRPLDEFNNGVVMTNRPLRDNEMFEIRIDKLVDKWSGSIEIGVTTHNPNSLEYPATMTNLQSGTIMMSGCGILTNGKGTRREYCEFSLDELQEGDHIGLTRKSNSALHFFINGIDQGVATPLTPPVVYGVVDLYGMAVKVTIVHNNNHSDRLRRNNAILRALSPEGALRRAAPAAQAEPERLLFHPNCGQKAAITHEGRTALRPHATDDFNHGVVLSSRALRDGEVFQVRIDKMVDKWAGSIEIGVTTHNPAYLQLPSTMTNLRSGTWMMTGNGVMHNGTTILDEYGHNLDRLKAGDTVGVVRREDGTLHFFVNGMTQGPAAWNVPPGVYAVVDLYGQAAQATIVDDVEVSPVPESLPEGNNQVSPSSPSSGAGGSDLRFHQLHGSNAVITNGGRTALRHNCRSEFNDAIVISNRALRDGELFEIVIQKMVDRWSGSIEAGVTAIRPEDLEFPNTMTDIDYDTWMLSGTAIMQDGNTMRNNYGCDLDALGTGARIGMMRTAKGDLHYFINGQDQGAACSGLPPEVYAVVDLYGQCVQVSITNATGPMDNSLATSNTATEKSFPLHSPVAGVAHRFHSTCGKNVTLEEDGTRAVRAAGYAHGLVFSTKELRAEEVFEVKVEELDEKWAGSLRLGLTTLAPGEMGPGAGGSGPGLPPSLPELRTKTTWMVSSCEVRRDGQLQRMNYGRNLERLGVGSRVGVRRGADDTMHILVDGEDMGPAATGIAKNVWAVLDLYGPVRSVSIVSSTRLEESEGTQPPSPSSDTGSEGEEDDEGEEHGLGGQNEVGIIPTTLEFLENHGKNILLSNGNRTATRVASYNQGIVVINQPLVPQLLVQVRIDFLNRQWTSSLVLGVITCAPERLNFPASACALKRAAWLLRGRGVFHNGLKICEKFGPNLDTCPEGTILGLRLDSSGGLHLHVNGVDQGVAVPDVPQPCHALVDLYGQCEQVTIVNPEPGAASGKSAGTQGDMEKADMVDGIKESVCWGPPPAASPLKSCEYHALCSRFRELLLLPEDYFMPPPKRSLCYCESCRKLRGDEAHRRRGEPPREYALPFGWCRFNLRVNPRLEAGTLTKKWHMAYHGSNVAAVRRVLDRGELGAGTASILSCRPLKGEPGVGFEEPGENCAPPREEQPPPVLLSPSLQYAGAETLASKVQFRDPKSQRTHQAQVAFQVCVRPGSYTPGPPSAALGEPPDPHFSPAELEWVTKEKGATLLYALLVRVE; encoded by the exons ATGGCGGCGGGGTCGGGTGGGAGTGGGGGCTCTGGGGGAGGCCCCGGACCGGGGCCGGGCGGGGGTGGGGGACCCAGCGGGAGCGGCTCAGGACCGGGGTCCAACGGGGGTCTGGGCAGCGGCGGGGAGCTGCACCCGCGCACTGGGCGCTTGGTGAGCCTGTCGGCCTGTGGGCGTACAGCGCGGCGGCAGCAGCCGGGCCAGGAGTTTAACCACGGGCTGGTGTTGAGCCGAGAACCCTTGCGCGATGGACGCATCTTCACCGTCCGCATCGACCGCAAG GTCAACTCCTGGAGTGGCTCCATTGAGATTGGGGTGACAGCGCTGGACCCCAGTGTGCTGGACTTTCCAAGCAGTGCCACGGGGCTGAAGGGGGGCTCGTGGGTAGTGTCGGGCTGCTCTGTGCTGAGAGATGGACGCTCTGTGTTGGAGGAGTATGGTCAGGACCTGGACCAGCTTGGCGAAGGGGACCGCGTGGGTGTGGAGCGCACAGTTGCTGGGGAGCTTCGGCTCTGGGTGAATGGGCGGGATTGCGGTGTGGCCGCCACAGGCCTGCCCCCTCGTGTCTGGGCCGTTGTGGACCTTTATGGCAAGTGCACCCAGATCACCGTGCTACCCCCTGAGCCAGGTTTCAGCCCCCCTACTCCCATCCCCACACCTCCCCTTGAGCCCTTGGCCCCCACTGAAGACTCTGCCTTGGCTGAACAGGGTACCTCTGCTGATGAAG ACTTTGCCAGCATGGAGCTGTCTGAGGTGGTGAGCAACACCATCCTGTCTACCTACAATGGAGGGCTTCTGAATGTGAACCTGAGCTCCCCGCCAGCAGGGGAAGGCCTGGGGTCTAGCGGTGCTGCCACCTCGCCCATTCTCACTTCCAACGACGCCCTGCTCTTTCATGAAAAGTGCGGAACCCTCATCAAACTCAGCAACAATAATAAGACGGCTGAGCGCCGGCGGCCCCTGGACGAATTCAACAATGGGGTTGTCATGACCAACCGCCCACTTCGGGACAATGAGATGTTTGAG ATCCGTATCGATAAGCTTGTTGATAAGTGGTCAGGCTCCATTGAGATTGGGGTCACCACCCACAACCCCAACAGTTTGGAGTACCCAGCCACCATGACCAACCTCCAGTCAG GCACCATCATGATGAGCGGCTGTGGGATCCTGACCAATGGCAAGGGCACCCGCCGGGAGTACTGCGAATTCAGTCTGGATGAGCTGCAG GAGGGTGACCACATTGGCCTCACAAGGAAGTCCAACTCTGCCCTGCACTTCTTCATTAATGGTATCGATCAGG GAGTGGCAACCCCCTTGACGCCCCCAGTGGTGTATGGCGTGGTGGACTTGTACGGGATGGCTGTGAAGGTGACCATCGTCCACAATAACAACCACAGTGACCGTCTCCGCCGCAACAACGCCATCCTGCGGGCGCTGTCCCCCGAGGGCGCTCTCCGCCGTGCTGCCCCTGCCGCTCAGGCAGAACCTGAGCGCCTGCTCTTCCACCCCAACTGTGGGCAGAAGGCAGCCATCACCCACGAGGGACGCACTGCCCTGAGGCCCCA TGCCACCGATGACTTCAATCATGGCGTGGTGCTGAGCAGCAGAGCCCTGCGGGATGGAGAGGTGTTCCAGGTGCGCATCGACAAGATGGTGGACAAATGGGCTGGCTCCATTGAAATTGGTGTCACCACCCACAACCCTGCCTACCTCCAGTTGCCCTCCACCATGACCAACTTGCGCTCTG GGACCTGGATGATGACTGGGAATGGGGTGATGCACAATGGGACGACCATCCTGGATGAATACGGGCACAACCTGGACCGCCTCAAG GCAGGGGACACGGTGGGCGTGGTACGGCGGGAGGACGGGACTCTCCACTTCTTTGTCAATGGGATGACTCAGGGCCCTGCTGCCTGGAACGTGCCCCCGGGCGTCTATGCTGTCGTCGATCTCTATGGCCAGGCGGCCCAGGCCACCATTGTGGACGACGTGG AGGTGTCTCCAGTTCCTGAATCACTTCCTGAGGGGAATAACCAGGTGTCTCCAAGCTCTCCATCCTCAGGGGCAGGGGGCTCTGACCTGCGTTTCCACCAGCTGCACGGCAGTAACGCAGTCATCACCAATGGGGGCCGCACTGCCCTCCGCCACAACTGTCGCAGCGAGTTTAATGACGCCATCGTCATCTCCAACCG GGCCCTGCGGGATGGAGAGCTGTTTGAAATTGTCATTCAGAAGATGGTGGACCGCTGGTCAGGCTCCATTGAGGCTG GAGTGACTGCTATTCGGCCTGAAGACCTGGAATTCCCCAACACCATGACAGACATTGACTATGACACATGGATGCTGAG TGGTACAGCCATCATGCAAGATGGTAACACGATGCGCAACAATTACGGGTGTGACCTGGATGCGCTGGGCACAGGTGCACGCATTGGCATGATGCGAACTGCCAAGGGCGATCTGCACTACTTCATCAATGGCCAGGACCAAGGCGCTGCCTGCTCGGGCCTGCCTCCGG agGTGTATGCAGTAGTCGATCTCTATGGCCAGTGTGTCCAAGTGTCCATCACCAATGCCACCGGCCCCATGGACAATAGCCTGGCGACCAGCAACACTGCCACCGAGAAGTCCTTCCCACTGCACTCCCCAG TGGCTGGCGTGGCTCACCGATTCCACAGTACTTGCGGCAAGAATGTCACTCTAGAGGAGGATGGCACGAGGGCGGTGCGTGCCGCTGGCTATGCTCATGGTCTTGTCTTCAGTACCAAGGAGCTGAGGGCTGAGGAAGTCTTTGAG GTGAAAGTGGAAGAGCTAGATGAGAAGTGGGCAGGTTCCCTGCGGCTGGGACTGACCACACTAGCCCCGGGGGAGATGGGACCCGGAGCAGGTGGCAGTGGCCCAGGGCTGCCTCCTTCCCTGCCAGAGCTCCGGACGAAGACCACTTGGATGGTATCCAGCTGTGAAGTGAGGCGTGATGGGCAGCTCCAGAGGATGAACTATGGCCGGAACCTAGAGAGGCTGGGG GTGGGGAGCCGTGTGGGTGTTCGTCGGGGGGCAGATGACACGATGCACATCCTGGTGGATGGAGAGGATATGGGGCCTGCAGCCACTGGCATTGCCAAG AACGTGTGGGCTGTGTTGGATCTCTACGGGCCAGTCCGCAGTGTGTCGATTGTCAGTTCCACAAGGCTGGAGGAGTCAGAAggcacccagcctccttcccccAGTTCAGACACCGGCAGTGAGGGCGAGGAGGATGACGAGGGCGAGGAGCATGGCCTGGGA GGCCAGAATGAAGTGGGTATTATACCCACCACCCTCGAGTTCCTGGAGAACCACGGGAAGAATATCCTCTTGTCTAATGGGAACCGTACAGCCACACGGGTGGCCAGCTACAATCAGGGCATCGTTGTCATCAACCAGCCTCTGGTGCCCCAGCTGCTGGTCCAG GTGCGGATAGATTTCCTAAACCGACAGTGGACATCTTCCCTTGTCCTGGGAGTCATCACCTGCGCGCCTGAGAGGCTCAACTTCCCTGCTTCTGCCTGTGCCCTCAAACGGGCAGCCTGGCTGCTGCGGGGCCGTGGGGTCTTCCACAACGGTCTCAAG ATCTGTGAGAAGTTTGGGCCGAATCTGGACACGTGCCCTGAAGGCACCATCCTGGGACTGCGGCTGGACAGCTCTGGGGGACTGCATCTCCACGTTAATGGGGTGGACCAGGGGGTAGCTGTACCAGATGTGCCCCAGCCCTGCCACGCGCTTGTGGACCTCTATGGGCAGTGTGAGCAG GTGACAATCGTGAACCCTGAGCCAGGGGCTGCCAGTGGGAAAAGTGCTGGAACCCAAGGGGACATGGAGAAAGCAGACATGGTGGACG GTATCAAAGAGAGTGTGTGCTGGGGCCCACCACCCGCCGCTAGTCCTCTAAAGAGCTGCGAGTACCATGCCCTTTGCTCTCGCTTCCGAGAACTCCTGCTGCTTCCTG AAGATTATTTCATGCCTCCGCCAAAGCGAAGCCTGTGCTACTGTGAGTCTTGCCGGAAGCTGCGAGGAGATGAGGCCCACAGGCGCAGAGGGGAGCCTCCCCGGGAATACGCACTGCCCTTTGGCTGGTGCAGGTTCAACCTCAG AGTGAATCCCCGCCTGGAGGCTGGGACACTAACCAAGAAGTGGCACATGGCCTATCATGGGAGCAATGTTGCAGCTGTACGGAGAGTGCTGGACCGAGGGGAGCTGGGAGCAG GTACTGCTTCCATCCTGAGCTGCCGTCCTTTGAAGGGAGAGCCTGGGGTAGGGTTCGAGGAGCCTGGCGAGAACTGTGCACCTCCTCGGGAGGAGCAGCCCCCTCCTGTGCTGCTTTCCCCCTCCCTTCAATATGCTGGGGCCGAGACCCTGGCCTCCAAAGTGCA